In Curtobacterium sp. TC1, the following proteins share a genomic window:
- a CDS encoding phytoene/squalene synthase family protein yields the protein MTTETTRTGSAPSGRLPLYDATAEAASSVVIDRYSTSFGLASRLLAKDAREHIRNVYALVRVADEVVDGPATEAGLDPDLARTVLDELEADTERAIALGFSVNPVVHAFARTARVTGFGAELTKPFFASMRMDLERTEHDDASFDAYVYGSAEVVGLMCLRAFVHRAGRPTFDQAELVAGARALGAAFQKVNFLRDLHADFEVLGRSYFPGVDIRSFDETTKERLVADVQADLDHAARTIRLLPADARNAVGLAHALFQELNDRIARTPATRLVTTRVRVPNPVKARLAAQVLAGRAPVRSKAATRQPGGSS from the coding sequence GTGACGACCGAGACCACCCGGACCGGCAGCGCGCCGTCCGGTCGGCTGCCCCTGTACGACGCCACGGCCGAGGCCGCGTCGAGCGTCGTCATCGACCGCTACTCGACGTCGTTCGGTCTGGCGAGCCGGTTGCTCGCCAAGGACGCCCGCGAGCACATCCGGAACGTCTACGCGCTGGTGCGGGTCGCCGACGAGGTCGTCGACGGTCCCGCGACCGAGGCGGGTCTCGACCCCGACCTGGCTCGGACGGTCCTCGACGAGCTCGAGGCCGACACCGAGCGAGCGATCGCCCTCGGCTTCTCGGTGAACCCCGTCGTGCACGCGTTCGCCCGGACCGCGCGGGTCACGGGCTTCGGCGCGGAGCTCACGAAGCCCTTCTTCGCGTCGATGCGGATGGACCTGGAGCGCACCGAGCACGACGACGCCTCGTTCGACGCCTACGTGTACGGCTCGGCCGAGGTCGTGGGGCTGATGTGCCTGCGGGCCTTCGTCCACCGCGCCGGCCGACCGACCTTCGACCAGGCAGAACTGGTCGCGGGGGCCCGTGCGCTCGGCGCCGCGTTCCAGAAGGTGAACTTCCTGCGGGACCTGCACGCCGACTTCGAGGTGCTCGGCCGCTCGTACTTCCCGGGGGTCGACATCCGCTCGTTCGACGAGACCACGAAGGAGCGCCTGGTCGCCGACGTGCAGGCCGACCTCGACCACGCTGCCCGCACGATCCGGCTGCTACCGGCCGACGCCCGGAACGCCGTCGGGCTCGCACACGCCCTGTTCCAGGAACTCAACGACCGCATCGCGCGCACGCCGGCGACGCGTCTGGTGACGACGCGCGTGCGCGTCCCGAACCCGGTCAAGGCCCGCCTGGCCGCACAGGTGCTCGCCGGACGCGCCCCCGTGCGGTCGAAGGCGGCCACCCGTCAGCCAGGAGGCTCGTCATGA
- the idi gene encoding isopentenyl-diphosphate Delta-isomerase: MTTFPESVVLLADDRTPIGTADKFTVHTDHTPLHLAFSCHVRNTDGDVLVTRRALSKKTWPGVWTNTFCGHPGPDESFEDAIARRASRELGITVRDVELVLPDFRYRAVDASGIVENEVCPVFRAVTDDLPAPADDEVAEYAWVSEDSLRAAVAGAPFGWSPWLGWQLTELEAAGLHITR, encoded by the coding sequence ATGACGACTTTCCCTGAATCCGTGGTGCTCCTGGCCGACGACCGTACCCCGATCGGCACAGCGGACAAGTTCACGGTGCACACCGACCACACGCCCCTCCACCTGGCCTTCTCGTGCCACGTCCGGAACACCGACGGGGACGTGCTGGTGACCCGTCGCGCCCTGTCGAAGAAGACGTGGCCCGGTGTCTGGACGAACACGTTCTGCGGGCACCCCGGCCCCGACGAGTCCTTCGAGGACGCCATTGCCCGCCGTGCCTCGCGCGAACTGGGCATCACCGTGCGCGACGTCGAACTCGTGCTGCCCGACTTCCGGTACCGCGCCGTCGACGCCTCGGGCATCGTCGAGAACGAGGTCTGCCCGGTGTTCCGCGCCGTCACCGACGATCTGCCCGCCCCCGCCGACGACGAGGTCGCCGAGTACGCGTGGGTCTCCGAGGACTCCCTGCGGGCCGCCGTCGCCGGTGCGCCGTTCGGGTGGAGCCCCTGGCTGGGCTGGCAGCTGACCGAGCTCGAGGCCGCCGGTCTGCACATCACGCGCTGA
- a CDS encoding polyprenyl synthetase family protein: MSEEAATVAHIDLALVDDCLERFFVVSSARAARYGRPSEELWRVLRKASMGGKRFRPRMVLTAYLGLGGDDVHAAAHVAAAYELLHTALVVHDDVIDRDWARRGQPNVAGSYRDAGTTGGLPLPTAEHRGMSAAVIAGDLALSGAPRFIESAGVTGERRGRLLELLDEAVFASAAGEMTDVDLALGVMPTVDKVLAMERAKTSVYSFEAPLQSGAVLAGAPETVVTALGAFGREIGIAYQIVDDLLGVFGDETTTGKSVLGDLREGKRTMLIAYAATTDCWPDIAPYLGDPDLTEERAAELRATLVTCGARAAAESRIADHVALARAELSGLPYDLADRLEGLVTELVERAR, from the coding sequence ATGAGCGAGGAAGCGGCCACCGTGGCGCACATCGACCTCGCGCTCGTCGACGACTGTCTCGAGCGCTTCTTCGTTGTGTCCTCGGCTCGTGCCGCGCGCTACGGCCGTCCGTCCGAGGAGCTCTGGCGGGTGCTCCGCAAGGCGAGCATGGGCGGCAAGCGCTTCCGGCCCCGCATGGTCCTGACCGCGTACCTCGGCCTCGGCGGGGACGACGTGCACGCCGCTGCGCACGTCGCCGCCGCCTACGAGCTCCTGCACACCGCGCTCGTGGTGCACGACGACGTCATCGACCGCGACTGGGCCCGCCGCGGCCAGCCGAACGTCGCCGGGTCCTACCGCGACGCCGGCACGACCGGCGGTCTGCCGCTCCCCACCGCCGAGCACCGGGGCATGAGCGCCGCCGTGATCGCGGGCGACCTCGCGCTCTCCGGCGCACCGCGGTTCATCGAGTCCGCGGGGGTGACGGGGGAGCGCCGTGGTCGCCTCCTGGAGCTGCTGGACGAAGCCGTGTTCGCCAGCGCCGCCGGCGAGATGACCGACGTCGACCTGGCCCTCGGCGTGATGCCGACGGTGGACAAGGTCCTGGCGATGGAGCGTGCGAAGACCAGCGTGTACTCGTTCGAGGCGCCGCTGCAGTCCGGGGCCGTGCTCGCCGGCGCGCCCGAGACCGTCGTCACCGCGCTCGGCGCCTTCGGCCGCGAGATCGGCATTGCCTACCAGATCGTCGACGACCTGCTCGGGGTGTTCGGCGACGAGACGACCACCGGCAAGAGCGTGCTGGGGGACCTGCGCGAGGGCAAGCGGACCATGCTCATCGCGTACGCGGCGACGACGGACTGCTGGCCGGACATCGCTCCCTACCTGGGCGACCCGGACCTGACCGAGGAGCGCGCCGCCGAACTCCGTGCGACCCTGGTCACCTGCGGCGCCCGTGCCGCAGCCGAGTCCCGGATCGCCGACCACGTCGCACTCGCCCGTGCCGAGCTCTCCGGACTGCCGTACGACCTCGCCGACCGCCTGGAGGGCCTCGTGACCGAACTCGTGGAGCGCGCCCGGTGA
- the mmsA gene encoding multiple monosaccharide ABC transporter ATP-binding protein — protein MRSITKEFPGVKALSDVSLSVRAGEIHAICGENGAGKSTLMKVLSGVYPYGTYSGEIVYEGEEVRFSNIKQSEQAGIVIIHQELALIPELSITENLFLGNEPGRFGRIDWTAAQLRAQDLLARVGLADDPDTQIKNLGVGKQQLVEIAKALHKDVKLLILDEPTAALNENDSQHLLDLIVGLKAKGIASIIISHKLNEIEQIADEITIIRDGKAIETLNVKADGVNEDRIIRGMVGRSLESRFPDRTPKIGETFFEVRNWTVQHPLDSSRLVCKGSNFHVRRGEIVGFAGLMGAGRTELAMSLFGRSYGTWLDGQIIKDGREIKVTNVQQAIENGLGYVSEDRKALGLNLLDTVKRSTVAADLQKISKVGVVDSLEEYSVAEKYRKMLRTKVPSVEDNVGKLSGGNQQKVVLSKWMFTDPDILILDEPTRGIDVGAKFEIYGIIQQLAAEGKGIILISSELPELLGLSDRIYTIFEGQITADLPADQADPESLMRSMTSARKGATAS, from the coding sequence ATGCGCTCGATCACCAAGGAGTTCCCTGGTGTGAAGGCGCTCTCCGACGTCTCCCTCAGCGTCCGCGCCGGCGAGATCCACGCGATCTGCGGCGAGAACGGCGCCGGCAAGTCGACCCTGATGAAGGTCCTCTCGGGCGTCTACCCCTACGGCACCTACAGCGGCGAGATCGTCTACGAGGGCGAAGAAGTCCGCTTCTCGAACATCAAGCAGTCCGAGCAGGCCGGCATCGTCATCATCCACCAGGAGCTGGCGCTCATCCCGGAGCTCTCGATCACCGAGAACCTGTTCCTGGGCAACGAGCCCGGCCGCTTCGGGCGAATCGACTGGACCGCCGCGCAGCTCCGTGCGCAGGACCTGCTCGCCCGCGTCGGCCTGGCCGACGACCCGGACACGCAGATCAAGAACCTCGGTGTCGGCAAGCAGCAGCTCGTCGAGATCGCGAAGGCCCTGCACAAGGACGTCAAGCTCCTCATCCTCGACGAGCCGACCGCCGCGCTCAACGAGAACGACTCGCAGCACCTGCTCGACCTGATCGTCGGGCTGAAGGCCAAGGGCATCGCGAGCATCATCATCAGCCACAAGCTCAACGAGATCGAGCAGATCGCCGACGAGATCACGATCATCCGCGACGGCAAGGCCATCGAGACGCTCAACGTCAAGGCGGACGGCGTCAACGAGGACCGCATCATCCGCGGCATGGTCGGCCGCTCGCTCGAGAGCCGGTTCCCGGACCGCACTCCGAAGATCGGCGAGACCTTCTTCGAGGTCCGCAACTGGACCGTGCAGCACCCGCTCGACTCGTCACGTCTGGTCTGCAAGGGCTCGAACTTCCACGTCCGCCGCGGTGAGATCGTCGGCTTCGCGGGCCTGATGGGCGCCGGACGCACCGAGCTCGCGATGAGCCTGTTCGGTCGTTCGTACGGCACCTGGCTCGACGGCCAGATCATCAAGGACGGCCGCGAGATCAAGGTCACGAACGTCCAGCAGGCGATCGAGAACGGCCTCGGCTACGTCTCCGAGGACCGCAAGGCGCTCGGCCTGAACCTGCTCGACACGGTGAAGCGTTCGACGGTCGCCGCCGACCTGCAGAAGATCTCGAAGGTCGGCGTCGTCGACTCGCTCGAGGAGTACTCCGTCGCCGAGAAGTACCGCAAGATGCTGCGCACCAAGGTGCCGAGCGTCGAGGACAACGTCGGCAAGCTGTCCGGTGGCAACCAGCAGAAGGTCGTCCTGTCCAAGTGGATGTTCACCGACCCGGACATCCTGATCCTCGACGAACCCACCCGCGGCATCGACGTGGGCGCGAAGTTCGAGATCTACGGCATCATCCAGCAGCTCGCGGCCGAGGGGAAGGGCATCATCCTCATCTCGTCCGAGCTCCCCGAACTCCTCGGTCTCTCCGACCGGATCTACACCATCTTCGAGGGCCAGATCACCGCTGACCTCCCGGCCGACCAGGCCGATCCCGAATCGCTCATGCGCAGCATGACCTCCGCGCGGAAGGGCGCCACCGCCTCATGA
- a CDS encoding DUF86 domain-containing protein, whose amino-acid sequence MSQDPTTHRLVRDRLDDVIGACEAIRRYVGDARLPEDLVHDAVRMRLVEIGEAVRVLPSTVTASEPDIPWSRVSDLGERLTRRYFDTTRAVVFGTAHTDVPHLAEAARRLRAARP is encoded by the coding sequence GTGAGCCAGGACCCGACGACGCACCGCCTGGTCCGTGACCGACTCGACGACGTCATCGGTGCGTGCGAGGCGATCCGGCGCTACGTCGGGGACGCACGCCTGCCGGAGGACCTGGTGCACGACGCGGTCCGGATGCGGCTGGTCGAGATCGGCGAGGCGGTCCGTGTCCTGCCGAGCACCGTCACCGCGAGTGAGCCGGACATCCCGTGGTCGCGGGTGTCCGACCTCGGCGAACGCCTGACCCGGCGCTACTTCGACACCACCCGCGCGGTGGTGTTCGGCACCGCCCACACCGACGTGCCGCACCTGGCCGAGGCGGCGCGTCGGTTGCGCGCGGCGCGGCCCTGA
- a CDS encoding sugar-binding protein, giving the protein MRKKIVAGLSLALIAGLALSGCSARGSSDDAGSTSTIKKGDLIGVALPAKTSQNWVLAGAAFKKSIEDAGFKADIQYANAGNPVPDQQSQISGMITKGAKAVIIGAADGSQLTAQVKSAKDRGAVVIAWDRNILNTKNVDYYVAFNNFKVGQLQAEALLKGLEEKKGDKPYNVELFAGSPDDANATVFFNGAMDVLQPKIDDGTIKVVSGQTTFQKVVTQGWLAQKAQSRMTDLLSQYYTGDTELDGVLSPNDTLARAILTATKAAGKDNPVVTGQDSETASIPLIMKGTQYSTIFKDTSKEAQAAVDLVSTLSKGDKPDTTMDKTNNYNGKKTVPAIELTPVLVTKDNAVEAYKGNDTLEELAKKG; this is encoded by the coding sequence ATGCGCAAGAAGATCGTCGCCGGCCTCAGCCTGGCGCTCATCGCGGGCCTCGCCCTCAGCGGCTGCTCGGCACGCGGCTCGTCCGACGACGCCGGCAGCACCAGCACCATCAAGAAGGGCGACCTCATCGGCGTCGCCCTGCCGGCCAAGACCTCGCAGAACTGGGTCCTCGCGGGTGCAGCCTTCAAGAAGTCCATCGAGGACGCCGGCTTCAAGGCCGACATCCAGTACGCCAACGCCGGCAACCCCGTCCCGGACCAGCAGTCGCAGATCTCGGGCATGATCACCAAGGGCGCCAAGGCCGTCATCATCGGTGCCGCCGACGGTTCGCAGCTGACCGCGCAGGTCAAGTCCGCCAAGGACCGTGGCGCCGTCGTCATCGCCTGGGACCGCAACATCCTGAACACGAAGAACGTCGACTACTACGTGGCGTTCAACAACTTCAAGGTCGGCCAGCTGCAGGCCGAGGCGCTGCTCAAGGGCCTCGAGGAGAAGAAGGGCGACAAGCCGTACAACGTCGAGCTCTTCGCCGGTTCGCCGGACGACGCCAACGCGACCGTGTTCTTCAACGGTGCGATGGACGTCCTGCAGCCGAAGATCGACGACGGCACGATCAAGGTCGTCTCCGGTCAGACCACGTTCCAGAAGGTCGTCACGCAGGGCTGGCTCGCGCAGAAGGCCCAGTCGCGCATGACCGACCTGCTCTCGCAGTACTACACGGGTGACACCGAGCTCGACGGCGTCCTGTCGCCGAACGACACCCTCGCCCGTGCGATCCTCACCGCGACCAAGGCCGCCGGCAAGGACAACCCCGTCGTGACGGGCCAGGACTCGGAGACCGCGTCCATCCCGCTCATCATGAAGGGCACGCAGTACTCGACGATCTTCAAGGACACGTCGAAGGAGGCCCAGGCGGCCGTCGACCTCGTCTCCACGCTGTCGAAGGGCGACAAGCCCGACACGACGATGGACAAGACGAACAACTACAACGGCAAGAAGACGGTCCCCGCGATCGAGCTCACGCCGGTCCTGGTCACCAAGGACAACGCCGTCGAGGCCTACAAGGGCAACGACACCCTCGAGGAGCTCGCCAAGAAGGGCTGA
- a CDS encoding magnesium and cobalt transport protein CorA — protein sequence MAVIDNGIYVEGRRVESPSTLALGARHQVPRCDLAWIGLLRPDPEELDAVATEFDLHENAVEDARKGHQRAKLERYGDTLFLVLRPAWFDQSEGTVEFGEVHLFVGDRFVVSVRHAERPDLAALRAQVEADPEFLALGSEAVTAAVLDEVVDGYAPVVEVLQDGIDAIEDQLFAGQVDPGVSKRIYQLLSEVLSFQRATKPVPAMVQGLLRGADKYGVDDEVQHRLRNVLDHALRVTERVDSFRSLLENALTLHATLVSQEQNEAMRRMTSASLAQGEESRQLARAAHRQGEEVKKISSWAAILFAPGLIAGVYGMNFDHMPELHWRYGYPVAILGMLALMGVLWAIFRKRNWL from the coding sequence ATGGCTGTGATCGACAACGGGATCTACGTCGAAGGACGTCGCGTCGAGTCGCCGTCGACCCTGGCGCTCGGCGCCCGGCACCAGGTCCCCCGCTGCGACCTGGCGTGGATCGGGCTGCTCCGCCCCGACCCGGAGGAACTCGACGCCGTCGCGACCGAGTTCGACCTGCACGAGAACGCCGTCGAGGACGCCCGCAAGGGACACCAGCGCGCGAAGCTCGAGCGCTACGGCGACACCCTGTTCCTGGTGCTCCGGCCGGCCTGGTTCGACCAGTCCGAGGGCACCGTCGAGTTCGGCGAGGTGCACCTGTTCGTCGGCGACCGGTTCGTGGTGAGCGTCCGGCACGCCGAGCGCCCCGACCTCGCGGCGCTCCGCGCGCAAGTCGAGGCCGATCCCGAGTTCCTGGCGCTGGGGTCGGAGGCCGTGACCGCCGCGGTGCTCGACGAGGTCGTGGACGGCTACGCGCCGGTCGTCGAGGTCCTGCAGGACGGGATCGACGCCATCGAGGACCAGCTCTTCGCCGGACAGGTGGACCCGGGTGTCTCGAAGCGGATCTACCAGCTGCTCAGCGAGGTGCTCTCGTTCCAGCGCGCCACGAAGCCGGTGCCAGCGATGGTGCAGGGCCTGCTGCGCGGGGCCGACAAGTACGGCGTCGACGACGAGGTGCAGCACCGCCTGCGGAACGTGCTGGACCACGCCCTGCGCGTGACGGAGCGGGTCGACTCGTTCCGGTCCCTGCTCGAGAACGCCCTGACGCTGCACGCGACCCTGGTGTCGCAGGAGCAGAACGAGGCGATGCGACGGATGACCAGCGCCAGCCTCGCCCAGGGCGAGGAGAGCCGGCAGCTCGCCCGCGCCGCACACCGGCAGGGTGAAGAGGTGAAGAAGATCTCGTCGTGGGCGGCGATCCTGTTCGCGCCCGGACTCATCGCCGGCGTCTACGGGATGAACTTCGACCACATGCCCGAGCTGCACTGGCGGTACGGCTACCCGGTCGCGATCCTCGGCATGCTCGCGCTGATGGGCGTGCTCTGGGCGATCTTCCGGAAGCGCAACTGGCTCTGA
- the mmsB gene encoding multiple monosaccharide ABC transporter permease, with translation MNNLKLLFGKGNSIGQYGMIIALIVLLVFFSVTTNGLILEPTNVINLFLQYSYILILALGMVMVIIAGHIDLSVGSVAAVVGIVVAQSMAVWDFPVWAAIILGLVCGALIGAWQGFWVAFVKVPAFIVTLAGQLIFRGVNQIIGNSTSVPVPDAFTPIGAGFLGDFGPDFGFSNGTLLIGLVTILALIIIEARGRARRRKMQAEVPPLWVSIVRTGILVAVTLVATYLFGAGPVGTSVPIVAIILGILTIVYGFVTKNTIFGRQVYAVGGNANAAVLSGVSARRVNFFVMMNMSILAAIAGMVFVAYSGASGPADGTGWELDAIAAVFVGGAAVAGGVGTISGSIIGGLVMALLSNGLQLMGLESNQVQIIRGLVLLVAVAFDVYSKSQGRPSLIGGMLRQFQRKDTEQNTVAAQQPRSIEDQPDKITLP, from the coding sequence ATGAACAACCTGAAACTGCTCTTCGGCAAGGGCAACAGCATCGGCCAGTACGGCATGATCATCGCCCTCATCGTGCTGTTGGTCTTCTTCTCGGTCACGACGAACGGGCTCATCCTCGAGCCGACCAACGTCATCAACCTGTTCCTGCAGTACTCGTACATCCTGATCCTGGCGCTCGGCATGGTCATGGTCATCATCGCGGGGCACATCGACCTGTCGGTGGGTTCGGTCGCAGCGGTCGTCGGCATCGTCGTGGCGCAGTCCATGGCCGTGTGGGACTTCCCGGTGTGGGCCGCCATCATCCTGGGACTCGTGTGCGGTGCCCTGATCGGTGCGTGGCAGGGCTTCTGGGTCGCGTTCGTGAAGGTCCCGGCCTTCATCGTGACGCTGGCCGGTCAGCTCATCTTCCGCGGTGTGAACCAGATCATCGGCAACTCGACGTCGGTCCCCGTCCCGGACGCCTTCACCCCGATCGGTGCCGGCTTCCTCGGTGACTTCGGCCCCGACTTCGGCTTCAGCAACGGCACGCTCCTCATCGGCCTCGTCACGATCCTCGCGCTCATCATCATCGAGGCCCGAGGCCGTGCCCGCCGCCGGAAGATGCAGGCCGAGGTCCCGCCGCTGTGGGTCTCGATCGTCCGCACCGGCATCCTGGTCGCCGTCACGCTCGTCGCCACGTACCTGTTCGGCGCCGGCCCGGTCGGCACCTCGGTCCCGATCGTCGCGATCATCCTCGGCATCCTGACCATCGTCTACGGATTCGTCACGAAGAACACGATCTTCGGTCGCCAGGTCTACGCCGTCGGTGGCAACGCCAACGCCGCCGTCCTGTCCGGCGTCTCGGCGCGACGGGTCAACTTCTTCGTCATGATGAACATGTCGATCCTCGCCGCGATCGCCGGCATGGTGTTCGTCGCCTACTCCGGCGCCTCGGGCCCCGCGGACGGCACCGGCTGGGAGCTCGACGCGATCGCCGCCGTGTTCGTCGGTGGTGCTGCGGTCGCCGGTGGCGTCGGCACGATCTCCGGCTCGATCATCGGTGGTCTCGTCATGGCGCTGCTGTCGAACGGTCTGCAGCTCATGGGCCTCGAGTCCAACCAGGTGCAGATCATCCGCGGTCTGGTCCTGCTCGTGGCCGTGGCCTTCGACGTCTACTCGAAGTCGCAGGGTCGTCCGTCCCTGATCGGCGGCATGCTGCGGCAGTTCCAGCGCAAGGACACGGAGCAGAACACGGTGGCCGCCCAGCAGCCGCGGTCCATCGAGGACCAGCCGGACAAGATCACCCTCCCCTAG
- a CDS encoding helix-turn-helix domain-containing protein → MSAVPPHPVPTVSAAALIRDARERAELTQVQLARRAGVTQSVISTYENGRREPSLAALQRMLRAAGFTTSIDLLPVEDPPPLRDRVAAARQDLIAVVERFGGRNPRLFGSVARGEDGPGSDVDLMIDVDAGLGIFALMRIQDAAERLLGVRVDVVDAAGMSPEVVRRAVPL, encoded by the coding sequence ATGTCCGCAGTCCCTCCACATCCGGTGCCGACGGTGTCGGCGGCCGCGCTCATCCGCGACGCCCGTGAACGCGCCGAGCTCACGCAGGTGCAGCTCGCCCGTCGGGCCGGTGTCACACAGAGCGTCATCAGCACGTACGAGAACGGCCGCCGCGAACCGTCGCTCGCCGCGCTCCAGCGCATGCTCCGGGCCGCGGGCTTCACCACGTCGATCGACCTGCTGCCGGTCGAGGACCCACCGCCCCTGCGGGACCGCGTCGCCGCCGCACGGCAGGACCTGATCGCCGTCGTCGAGCGGTTCGGCGGCCGGAACCCCCGCCTCTTCGGCAGCGTCGCTCGCGGTGAGGACGGCCCGGGCAGCGACGTCGACCTGATGATCGACGTGGACGCGGGCCTCGGCATCTTCGCGCTGATGCGGATCCAGGACGCCGCCGAACGGCTGCTGGGCGTGCGCGTCGACGTCGTGGACGCCGCCGGCATGAGCCCCGAGGTCGTCCGCCGCGCGGTGCCGCTGTGA
- a CDS encoding LacI family DNA-binding transcriptional regulator has translation MASSRAQQPRSPSIRDVARIAGVSHQTVSRVLNNSDAIRDATRDKVLAAMEQLQYRPNRAARALVTSRTHTIGVLTARRAHYGPAVALQAIEDAAMLRGYSVTTANIAEATDTAVREGLGHLLDLDVEGIVVIAPQQRVFDLIEELGIRTPYVTMRASVGEDPTALWVDQMEGARLATEHLLDLGHEYVRHIAGPQDWIEADARMQGFLRAMSDRDMPVVPPILGDWTADFGYHAGRELLRWRDCTAVFCSNDQMALGVMHAARSYGLDVPGDLSVVGYDDIPEAKHFWPPLTTVQVDFAELGRRCVDLLLPGDDELLRPIDIVPQLVVRASTGAPRGR, from the coding sequence ATGGCGTCATCGCGGGCACAGCAACCGCGTTCGCCCAGCATCCGTGACGTCGCACGGATCGCGGGCGTCTCGCACCAGACCGTCTCGCGGGTGCTGAACAACTCCGACGCCATCCGCGACGCCACGCGCGACAAGGTCCTGGCGGCGATGGAACAGCTGCAGTACCGGCCGAACCGTGCGGCGCGGGCCCTCGTGACGAGCCGGACCCACACGATCGGCGTCCTCACCGCTCGCCGCGCCCACTACGGCCCGGCGGTGGCGCTGCAGGCGATCGAGGACGCGGCCATGCTCCGCGGGTACTCGGTGACGACGGCGAACATCGCCGAGGCGACCGACACCGCCGTGCGCGAGGGACTCGGGCACCTGCTCGACCTCGACGTCGAGGGCATCGTCGTCATCGCGCCCCAGCAGCGGGTGTTCGACCTGATCGAGGAACTGGGCATCCGCACGCCGTACGTCACGATGCGGGCCAGCGTCGGCGAGGACCCGACGGCCCTGTGGGTCGATCAGATGGAGGGCGCGCGGCTCGCGACCGAGCACCTGCTCGACCTGGGCCACGAGTACGTCCGGCACATCGCGGGCCCACAGGACTGGATCGAGGCGGACGCCCGCATGCAGGGCTTCCTGCGCGCCATGTCCGACCGCGACATGCCCGTCGTCCCGCCGATCCTCGGCGACTGGACGGCGGACTTCGGGTACCACGCCGGCCGCGAGCTCCTGCGGTGGCGCGACTGCACGGCGGTCTTCTGCTCGAACGACCAGATGGCGCTGGGCGTCATGCACGCGGCACGCTCGTACGGGCTCGACGTGCCCGGTGACCTGTCGGTGGTCGGCTACGACGACATCCCCGAGGCGAAGCACTTCTGGCCGCCGCTCACCACGGTGCAGGTCGACTTCGCGGAGCTCGGACGCCGGTGCGTGGACCTGCTGCTGCCGGGCGACGACGAGCTGCTCCGCCCGATCGACATCGTCCCGCAGCTCGTCGTGCGTGCGTCCACGGGAGCCCCGCGCGGCCGGTGA